The Zea mays cultivar B73 chromosome 7, Zm-B73-REFERENCE-NAM-5.0, whole genome shotgun sequence DNA segment TGACACATGCAACATGAACAGTTCTCAGCAATCTGCTACTGTCAGGTACTAAGAATATTTTTCCCCGTCATTAAACATAAACTAACAGTACTCGTGAGCCGTGACTTGAGGATTTCACAGCAGAAGGAAACGGCTAAGAACGAACTGGTCAAAGTTTCAAAGATTTGTTTTCTGAACACTGCGTTCAGACCGTTGATAATTCTGATGTACAAGGTCAGACatgtttgctcattaataaaaggTCAAAACGTGGTATGCTTCACATGGTTCCTGTGCGCTAAACTGCGATATAATACAGTTGAACCTAACAATCCACGTCATGCTCTGCTTGGCTTCATCCACACACAAAAAAAGAAGCTCGCAAAGAGGATGAGCCACAGGTTAGGTCCTTTTCATGAAGCCATTTCCACTCCGTTATCTCGAATACTCTAGTTGCCAGAAAACTTTAATAAAGATCTGCCGTTGTCAAAGCAATCTTTAGGCCCAACAAGGGATTTGGCAGTACGTTGTTCTTTTGTTGACAAGTCAACACCCAAAAACAAATGGTCTGCATATATCTAGCAGGTGTGTCATTTTCGGTGAAATTTTATTTGAGTTTGAAATGGACGAACATTTACTGGCACGATTAGTCTTAACGCGTCGTCGAACAAAGACAGGCAATAAATCCGTAGAGATGGCGTGACGCATctgaaacaaaaaaaaagaacatATGTGCCCCAACCAGATGATCCTGACCGTTAATTCAGAACATAAGCAAGAAATGGTTTTTCTTAGAGTGAATCGGTCGCCAGGCTTTTCACCCTTCAGAATCGCCGTTCACGAGTCCAAGTTTGCAACCGTTTTCTACGGTGAACCCGCACCACCCAATGGACACGCATTCACGAGTCCAAGTTTACAACCGTCTTCTACGGTGAGCCCGCACCACCCAATGGACATGCATTTGCATTTTACGCCGCTACTAACTATCCTATGGCATTTCTCTACGACTAACATGGCTGGAATCGCATCTAGAAGACGAGTCACGACCCGGCTGCCATGCATTGTCGTTTAGCTCGGTCAATTTGTCAGTTCTCGCAACAACCCACAAACAAACAATTAAAAAATATATCATTTTCTAAAAAAGAGAaacttttcaaaaaaaaaaaggtTTCCTTATACTAGCAAACAAACAAGTTCCTTTGACAACAATTTTGTATGCCAGCCGCAAAAAAGAACCTACTCCTACGTTCGTCAATCATAACCGTACCGAATAAGCGATTAGCCGTGCATGAATGGAGCGAGAACATGCAAAACCCTTACCAAGTAAGTACGCGGGGACCTTGATCTGCAGATCGTATCCTTCTCCATCCGGGAAGCGGTAGATGTCCAGCAGGTCCTGGCCCCAGGTGAGGCAGCCGGTGCCAGTGCTGTAGCTGTACGCGCCGCACGAGCAGTTGCCCAGGCACGACTGCTCGCACGCGGCCGCGTCGCCCACAGTGGATCCCCAGGCCGCGAAGTTGGGCAGCTTCACGCCCGGGAGGTCGGCGAAGCCAACGCctacgccggcgccggcgccagcGCCGCTCACGTTCGGCTCGCCGCCGCAGGGCAGCGGGGAGCTCCTGACGCACCCCTGCGTCCAGTTCCCGTTGCTGTACTCCGATACGTTCCTCGGCTCGAAACCTGTCAGGCAGGTGCAGACTGCCTGGccgccgtcggcggcggcggcgcactgGGCGTTGGCGCCGCACATGTTGTAGGCCTGGCACGGGATGGTCGGCTGCGACCAGACGGTCTCCCAGTCGCCGGTGGCGAGGAGCATGTAGCACGTCTCGGTGCCGTTGGAGTGGAGCATGAACCGGTACTCGGAGCTGTTGTACGTGTTGAAGACGTAGGACATGACCCCGGAGCCGTTGTTGGGGTCGCCGTTGAGCTTGAAGCCGTACACGTAGAGCGAGCGCCAGGGCACGCCGACGAAGTTGGTGTTGGCCCACTGCCCGGACCGCCAGTAGGTGGTGTTCTGGCCGCCGGTCGTCTGCCAGATGTAGAGCTGCGCGGAGCCGAGCGGGTCCTGCCCCAGCGTGAAGTCCCCGGTGCCGGGGTCCGCGGGGCTCCGCCACGACGTGAACAGCGTCCGGCGGACGGCCCCGCCGCCGCGCCGGTCCAGGGTGATGCTCATCCCGGGGAGGAAGGTGTCCGCGGGGTGGTCGAAGCTCTGCCAGATGACGGGGCCCCCGTCGCCCGCGGCCAGCTGGAGGTTCCCGGTGTCGAGCACGGTGAGCGTCACGTTCGCTGCTTGTTCGCCTCCCGCTGTTCCCGGCGACGTCGTCGTCGCGGAGttgtcggtgcgccagaccacgcgGTCGCCCTCCAGTACCTGCAGCTCCCCGGCGGCCGTGACGGTCGCCGAGTACGCGGAGCCCGCGCTCACGGGCACGTCGCGGTTGGCCACCCACGGCACGGTCTGCTCGGTGGACTGCGCGTACATGACGCCCAGGTACCGCCGCGACGGGTCGCCCCCCGTCGGCGTGAAGAAGGCCAGCTCGAAGGTGCCGCCGGCCGACACCAGCTTGTCGGTGGCGCCCAGCGACTGCCCCTGCGACAGCGTCGCCGCCGCGTCGACGACATGGACGGCCGCGTCCCGCGCTTGCGCGCAGAAGAAGACGAGAAGGGCGAGCGCTGCCGCGGCGGCGTGGGCCATCGTCAGTATAATGTCGGCGGCCGGATATAGCTAATATAGCGAGCGAACCCTCTTGGCTAGCTTGTGGTAAATGAGCGGGAGATGTGAGAAGAGCTCGAGAAGGTTGATCAGATGGCCGTCTAGCTGCTGCTGCTGTGTATATCACGTAAGTGGACTGtgtgggcgcgcgcggggggcgtGCGGTTGATTACTATTAGTACCGTGTGGTTTTGCTTTGAACGGACACTCTAGTTAGCTGATTGCCATGGCTGGCGCGACTTAGGGTTAAGGAGTAAAGTGGTGTGGAAACGAAGGGGCTGCGAAGGCCGGCCGGGTTTCACATTTccaggaaaagaaaaaaaaaagaagaaaaaaaaggtaGAGGAAGGCCGTGCGCGCGACGCACGAGGATGGCAGGAGACCAAAACAAACCAGCATGATCTGGCATAGTACACGATTAGTAAGCAACTGATGGCAGAATGACGGTCTGGTGATCGGTAGGTTTTTTACTCCTATTGGATTGCATATGTACAGGTTTGATCAGCCGGAGCAGTTAATTGTGCGCTAGGCGTAGGTTATCTTTATGCAACGGTCCAGACCATTGTCTCAGCTGCAGCCGTCACGATCTTGTGTAAGATAAACTTGGTTTGACATAACGATGGTGGATGGTAAAGAGAAGCTTCGTGGAGAAAAGAAACAGAGAAAGACCGCCGTAGCATTGATGAGCAGGGACAGAGACGAATATTAACCCAGTGAAGCTGTCGCCGGCATTTGCAATCGTGGTCGTAATGGTCCAGTGGTTCCAATCCGCGGAACCATATCCTAGGACGGCGCCGGTGAACCCCAGCAGGCACGCACCACGTTTGTGAACGAAACGCAAAAGATGGAGATGGGAGGAGCAGCCGGCGCCGTCTCACTGGCGACTGGCGACTGGCGACATCGGTCCGTTACTCTAGATAGACGGGGAGGATCCGGACGCTGCGCTTTTGCCGACGTGGGCCCTGGTGTCTAGGAACGGGCCATGACGCCGCCGCCAATC contains these protein-coding regions:
- the LOC103633277 gene encoding G-type lectin S-receptor-like serine/threonine-protein kinase B120, producing the protein MAHAAAAALALLVFFCAQARDAAVHVVDAAATLSQGQSLGATDKLVSAGGTFELAFFTPTGGDPSRRYLGVMYAQSTEQTVPWVANRDVPVSAGSAYSATVTAAGELQVLEGDRVVWRTDNSATTTSPGTAGGEQAANVTLTVLDTGNLQLAAGDGGPVIWQSFDHPADTFLPGMSITLDRRGGGAVRRTLFTSWRSPADPGTGDFTLGQDPLGSAQLYIWQTTGGQNTTYWRSGQWANTNFVGVPWRSLYVYGFKLNGDPNNGSGVMSYVFNTYNSSEYRFMLHSNGTETCYMLLATGDWETVWSQPTIPCQAYNMCGANAQCAAAADGGQAVCTCLTGFEPRNVSEYSNGNWTQGCVRSSPLPCGGEPNVSGAGAGAGVGVGFADLPGVKLPNFAAWGSTVGDAAACEQSCLGNCSCGAYSYSTGTGCLTWGQDLLDIYRFPDGEGYDLQIKVPAYLLETGSKRRRWTTVVVAVVVAVAVLAGCGLLLWKCRRRIKEKLGIVVGSEETKATQPSLLPLREARQDFSGPKQTDQEEAEGGKKFELPIFSLETVAAATGDFSADNKLGEGGFGHVYKGRLPGAEEVAVKRLSRGSVQGMEEFKNEVILIAKLQHRNLVKLLGCCIQGEEKILVYEYMPNKSLDGFLFDPARRGLLDWKTRFHIIEGIARGLLYLHRDSRLRVVHRDLKASNILLDHDMIPKISDFGMARIFGGDQNQVNTNRVVGTLGYMSPEYAMEGLFSVRSDVYSFGILILEIVSGQKNSSFHHMEGSLNIVGYAWQLWNADRGERLIDPAILPACSVREALRCVHMALLCVQDHACDRPDIPYVVMALGSDSSVLPMPKPPTFTLQCTSSSDRDGIFPDKVDESYSACDLTVTMLHGR